The proteins below are encoded in one region of Maribacter aestuarii:
- a CDS encoding DUF2306 domain-containing protein: MNKTNKVAWFVFGFLAIGVGLYPLMYVFADGEIGLRLSKSEELLANLAWNIGFFGHICLGGLALMVGWVQFSKRFRNANLKRHRTIGKIYVGAVLISGLCGVGIAFYATGGLIAQAGFLSLGIVWLYFTLMAYRAIRARDIDKHRVFMIYSYAACFAAVTLRIWLPLLTIAFGSFIPAYRVVAWLCWVPNMVFAYFWVRRKGLTLG, encoded by the coding sequence ATGAACAAAACGAACAAAGTAGCGTGGTTTGTATTTGGATTCCTGGCGATTGGGGTTGGCCTCTATCCGCTTATGTATGTATTTGCAGATGGTGAAATTGGATTGCGTTTGTCAAAATCCGAAGAGTTGTTGGCCAATCTTGCATGGAACATCGGTTTTTTCGGTCATATATGCCTAGGGGGCCTAGCGTTGATGGTGGGTTGGGTGCAATTCAGCAAACGCTTTCGTAATGCCAATTTAAAGCGTCACCGTACCATTGGAAAGATTTATGTTGGGGCAGTTTTAATTAGTGGCCTATGTGGTGTTGGTATTGCTTTTTACGCCACGGGTGGGCTAATAGCACAAGCTGGATTTTTAAGCTTGGGCATAGTTTGGCTTTATTTTACGCTGATGGCGTACAGGGCAATAAGAGCTAGGGATATAGATAAGCATCGGGTGTTTATGATTTATAGCTATGCCGCGTGCTTTGCCGCTGTAACGCTGCGTATTTGGTTGCCGCTACTCACAATAGCCTTTGGATCTTTTATTCCGGCCTACCGAGTTGTAGCTTGGTTATGTTGGGTTCCGAATATGGTTTTTGCCTACTTTTGGGTGCGTAGAAAAGGATTGACTTTAGGATGA
- a CDS encoding DUF1569 domain-containing protein, whose protein sequence is MKEEIEIIFQRLDQLKIDSSPLFGKMNAHQMVCHCTDQIRLALGTFMAEEYGRLKPKEVIALSKAGKTVPAAKGLGQVEGGGTKPINFSTDVKLLKQHILDFSMLNENFEFGLHPYFGKMNKEKWIRLTLYHLNHHFNQFGL, encoded by the coding sequence ATGAAGGAAGAAATAGAAATTATTTTCCAAAGATTGGACCAGCTAAAAATAGATAGTAGCCCTTTATTCGGTAAGATGAACGCGCATCAAATGGTTTGTCATTGTACAGACCAAATTAGGCTTGCGCTAGGTACTTTTATGGCAGAGGAATACGGTAGATTGAAACCCAAAGAAGTCATTGCCTTGTCCAAAGCCGGAAAAACAGTCCCTGCCGCTAAAGGTCTTGGTCAGGTGGAAGGTGGCGGAACGAAACCTATTAATTTTTCAACCGATGTAAAACTTTTGAAACAGCACATATTGGATTTCTCAATGTTAAACGAGAATTTCGAATTTGGATTACATCCTTATTTTGGTAAAATGAACAAAGAAAAATGGATACGTTTAACCTTATATCATTTGAATCACCATTTCAATCAATTTGGTTTGTAA
- a CDS encoding alpha/beta hydrolase has translation MKNLILFSLILTCTLSVVLAQSGKVYDNLTMTSELLKGERKYAIYLPPDYNSSERSYPVLYLLHGATDDHTGWIQFGEVLRITDNAIKDSTATPMIIVMPDADTGRMGYFNAGDWKYEDFFFEEFMPHVEEKYRIKREKRYRAVAGLSMGGGGSFMYALHRPELFSSACPLSAYVGPLTMKELEERMEWYKETYTKAELKAYFERHNVLELLKITPVDEVKSVRWYIDCGDDDFLYEGNSLVHIAMKKKEIPHEYRVREGAHNWTYWRESLPTVLGFVSEAFHQY, from the coding sequence ATGAAAAACTTAATACTCTTTAGTCTGATTTTGACCTGCACATTAAGTGTAGTATTGGCTCAATCAGGTAAAGTTTACGATAACCTTACCATGACCAGCGAGCTGTTAAAAGGCGAACGTAAGTACGCCATTTACCTTCCGCCGGATTATAATAGTTCCGAACGGAGTTATCCTGTGCTATACCTCTTGCACGGTGCTACCGATGACCATACGGGTTGGATACAGTTTGGCGAAGTACTACGTATAACGGATAATGCCATAAAAGACAGTACTGCAACCCCGATGATTATAGTTATGCCCGATGCGGATACTGGCAGAATGGGTTATTTTAATGCTGGGGATTGGAAGTACGAAGATTTCTTTTTTGAAGAATTTATGCCCCATGTTGAAGAAAAATATCGGATTAAAAGAGAGAAAAGGTACCGGGCGGTTGCCGGACTTTCCATGGGCGGTGGCGGTTCTTTTATGTATGCGCTACACCGTCCCGAGTTGTTTTCATCAGCCTGCCCGTTAAGCGCGTATGTCGGTCCTTTGACAATGAAGGAATTGGAAGAACGGATGGAATGGTACAAAGAAACATATACCAAGGCCGAACTGAAGGCATATTTTGAACGGCACAATGTTTTAGAACTGCTCAAAATTACGCCTGTTGATGAGGTGAAATCTGTTCGTTGGTATATAGATTGTGGGGACGATGATTTTTTATATGAAGGGAATAGTTTGGTGCATATCGCAATGAAGAAAAAAGAAATCCCACACGAGTATCGAGTTAGGGAAGGTGCCCATAATTGGACGTACTGGCGAGAATCACTTCCAACGGTCTTGGGATTTGTTTCCGAGGCTTTTCATCAATACTGA
- a CDS encoding PH domain-containing protein: MKKYKSGISYGLLAAIIVIIIAPIIFLPFNILVIIINLFVLIFIFHLFWNTYYIIDGKDLIIKSGFVVDKKLAIDLIRKISETSSIMSAPAASFDRLEINYGKYSSIIISPKDKSNFIKDILKINPAIDINKKGFKL, encoded by the coding sequence ATGAAAAAATATAAATCAGGAATAAGTTACGGACTCTTAGCTGCTATCATCGTTATTATAATCGCTCCCATAATTTTTTTACCTTTCAATATTTTAGTGATAATCATTAACCTTTTTGTTTTAATATTTATTTTCCATCTATTTTGGAATACGTATTACATCATTGATGGTAAAGACTTGATTATAAAATCAGGGTTCGTGGTAGATAAAAAGTTAGCTATTGATTTAATCAGAAAGATTTCGGAGACAAGTAGTATTATGAGTGCACCGGCAGCATCTTTTGACCGACTCGAAATTAATTATGGTAAGTACAGTTCTATTATTATTTCGCCAAAAGATAAATCCAATTTTATAAAGGATATTTTAAAAATTAATCCTGCAATCGATATAAATAAAAAGGGCTTTAAATTATGA
- a CDS encoding aldo/keto reductase, which yields MIYRRFGKTNWQVSEVGYGMWGMAGWTESSDKQSALSLDLAVENGVNFFDTAWGYGEGHSEELLGQLVRRHPSKKLYMASKIPPKNFKWPAKPEYSFEESYPVEHIMDFTHKTLKNLRTEKLDLMQFHTWDDGWSHREEWQRAVEDLKTSGKIAAMGISMNRWEPENGIKALETGVLDAVQVIYNIFDQAPEDKLFPLCDKLDIGVIARVPFDEGTLTGNITKETTFPEGDWRGTYFVPENLNSSVEHADALRPLIPEGMTMAEMALRFILMNKSVGTVIPGMRKQRNVLANTATSDGKGLSSDLYQELKKHRWDRKPTAWSQ from the coding sequence ATGATATATAGAAGATTTGGTAAAACCAATTGGCAAGTTAGTGAAGTAGGTTATGGCATGTGGGGAATGGCCGGATGGACGGAAAGTAGTGATAAGCAATCCGCTTTGTCTTTAGACCTGGCAGTTGAAAATGGCGTGAATTTTTTTGATACCGCTTGGGGCTATGGTGAAGGACATAGCGAAGAACTTCTGGGTCAATTGGTTAGAAGGCATCCGTCCAAAAAATTATACATGGCAAGTAAGATTCCTCCAAAGAATTTCAAATGGCCGGCAAAACCTGAATATAGTTTTGAAGAGTCCTACCCGGTGGAACACATCATGGATTTTACTCACAAAACCTTAAAAAATCTGAGAACGGAAAAATTAGATCTCATGCAGTTTCATACTTGGGATGATGGTTGGAGCCATCGGGAAGAATGGCAGCGGGCGGTAGAAGATTTAAAAACTTCGGGTAAGATTGCGGCCATGGGCATCAGTATGAATCGATGGGAGCCGGAGAACGGAATCAAGGCCTTAGAAACGGGTGTTCTAGATGCGGTCCAAGTCATCTACAACATTTTTGACCAAGCCCCTGAGGACAAGCTTTTCCCGTTATGTGATAAATTGGATATTGGAGTTATCGCCCGTGTTCCTTTTGATGAGGGTACATTAACGGGTAATATTACCAAGGAGACTACATTTCCAGAAGGTGATTGGCGTGGCACCTATTTTGTCCCTGAGAATTTGAATTCGTCAGTGGAGCATGCGGATGCTCTACGCCCCCTAATCCCTGAAGGAATGACCATGGCAGAAATGGCATTGCGATTTATTTTGATGAATAAAAGTGTAGGAACCGTAATTCCAGGCATGAGAAAGCAGCGGAACGTTTTGGCGAATACTGCCACAAGTGATGGAAAAGGTTTGTCCTCGGACTTGTATCAAGAATTGAAAAAGCACCGTTGGGATAGAAAACCGACAGCTTGGTCACAATAA
- a CDS encoding VOC family protein, which produces MTKVTPFHIAIPVHNLSECRTFYREILNCEEGRSSDHWVDFNLFGHQLVIHYKPKTDDQRLHHNPVDGHDVPVPHYGVVLPWETFESFAEELKSKKIKFVIEPYVRFKGQVGEQATMFFLDPAGNALEFKAFKDMNQLFAK; this is translated from the coding sequence ATGACCAAGGTTACTCCTTTCCATATTGCCATTCCGGTCCACAACTTATCGGAGTGTAGAACATTTTACAGGGAAATACTTAATTGCGAAGAAGGTAGAAGCAGTGACCACTGGGTGGATTTTAACCTCTTCGGACATCAATTGGTTATTCATTACAAGCCAAAAACGGATGACCAACGCCTTCACCACAATCCAGTGGATGGACACGACGTACCGGTACCACATTATGGGGTAGTCCTACCTTGGGAAACTTTTGAGTCGTTTGCAGAGGAGCTAAAGTCCAAAAAAATAAAATTCGTTATAGAGCCCTATGTCCGTTTTAAAGGACAGGTAGGGGAGCAAGCGACCATGTTCTTTTTAGACCCTGCCGGCAATGCCTTGGAGTTCAAAGCATTCAAGGATATGAATCAGCTTTTTGCAAAGTAA
- a CDS encoding alpha/beta fold hydrolase: protein MAKLLTQSVPKLYGQLLNLYTVFNPNDAAEKAFKIFCKVRKGRVLNNQEAYLNSAKHKVHDIAEHSVQTYKWEGTRETVLLAHGWESNAWRWHRLIQKLTEANYDIIVFDAPGHGNSSGSYLHVPLYAEILHFMIEKYNPKFLIGHSVGGMTILYNENLRPSPIVKKIVTIGSPSEFHEIIAHFQTLLGFNGKVLSALDTYIHKRFGFTIREFSTSRFARTNRKKGLLFHDRFDKITPYHASEQVSSQWENSELRTTEGLGHSMHQDEVNDQIVAFLES from the coding sequence ATGGCAAAACTACTTACTCAATCTGTTCCAAAGCTCTACGGGCAACTACTTAACCTCTATACTGTTTTCAATCCAAACGACGCAGCAGAAAAAGCTTTTAAAATTTTCTGTAAAGTGAGAAAAGGTCGTGTTCTAAATAATCAAGAAGCATACTTAAACTCCGCCAAACACAAAGTTCACGACATTGCAGAACACAGTGTACAAACTTATAAGTGGGAAGGTACCAGGGAAACGGTGCTACTGGCACACGGTTGGGAAAGTAATGCATGGCGCTGGCATAGACTTATCCAAAAGCTAACGGAAGCTAATTACGATATTATTGTTTTCGACGCTCCTGGACATGGAAACTCCTCTGGAAGTTATCTTCATGTACCCTTATATGCCGAAATCTTACATTTTATGATTGAAAAGTACAATCCTAAATTCTTAATTGGTCACTCCGTGGGCGGTATGACTATCTTATACAACGAAAATTTAAGGCCCAGCCCTATTGTAAAGAAAATTGTGACTATCGGCTCTCCTTCAGAATTTCATGAAATCATAGCCCACTTTCAAACCTTGTTGGGTTTTAATGGCAAAGTACTTAGTGCTTTAGATACTTATATTCATAAAAGATTTGGATTTACGATTCGTGAGTTTTCTACTTCTAGATTTGCAAGGACCAATAGAAAAAAGGGGCTTTTATTTCATGACAGGTTTGACAAAATTACACCCTACCACGCTTCGGAACAGGTAAGTTCACAATGGGAAAACAGCGAACTCAGGACTACCGAAGGTTTGGGCCACTCCATGCATCAAGACGAAGTAAATGACCAAATCGTAGCCTTTCTAGAATCCTAG
- a CDS encoding winged helix-turn-helix transcriptional regulator: METETIIDNQQLKNAKKIKKMFGHIDYRNPPELCPVRDVLSLASDKWSILIVLYLGYYPVLRFNKLKKYVYGISNKVLSERLKVLETDGYLTRKMYPEVPIRVEYSLTDFGKKYVERLIDLTEWMQMNSPKVLNNKDRFGIK; this comes from the coding sequence ATGGAAACGGAAACTATTATTGATAATCAGCAACTTAAGAATGCAAAAAAAATTAAAAAAATGTTCGGACATATAGATTATCGGAATCCTCCGGAACTATGTCCTGTGCGCGATGTGCTTTCTTTAGCTTCCGACAAATGGAGTATTTTAATCGTACTGTACCTCGGTTACTACCCGGTTTTGAGATTCAATAAACTGAAAAAATATGTTTACGGTATATCCAACAAGGTATTGAGTGAACGTCTTAAGGTTTTGGAAACGGACGGCTACCTTACCCGAAAAATGTATCCGGAAGTCCCCATACGCGTGGAATATAGCCTTACTGACTTTGGTAAAAAATATGTGGAACGTTTGATAGATCTAACGGAATGGATGCAAATGAATAGTCCAAAAGTGTTGAACAATAAGGATAGATTTGGAATAAAGTAG
- a CDS encoding helicase HerA-like domain-containing protein: MGSKEEFFKHIEEGYSTKGDFIVMGAAMLEEEAVTNALVKIPLKTLNRHGLIAGATGTGKTKTLQVLAENLSDKGIPVLLMDLKGDLSGLAQPSPGHPKIDERHAKIGIPFEAKSFPVEILSLSEQDGVKMRATVSEFGPTLLSRILDLTETQEGIVAVIFKYCDDNKLPLLDLKDFKKVLQYATGAGKKEFTKDYGRISTSSTGTILRKIIELEQQGADLFFGEKSFEVDDLTRIDENGRGYINILRLTDIQDRPKLFSTFMLSLLAEIYAEFPEQGDSDRPELILFIDEAHLIFKEASKALLDQIESIVKLIRSKGIGLYFVTQNPTDVPNEVLAQLGLKVQHALRAFTARDRKAIKLTAENYPESKFYDTKEVLTSLGIGEALISALDEKGRPTPLAATLLRAPMSRMDILTDNELTDVIKKSSLVKKYGEVIDRESAYEILNEKIEKAEALAEKERAKPQSRRTSTRTSTRQNPVIKVLTSATFIRGVLGVLKKVMR, translated from the coding sequence ATGGGTTCCAAGGAGGAATTTTTTAAACATATTGAGGAGGGATACAGCACTAAGGGCGACTTTATTGTAATGGGAGCTGCAATGCTAGAGGAAGAGGCAGTAACCAACGCTTTGGTAAAAATACCATTGAAGACGCTTAACCGTCACGGCTTAATAGCCGGGGCAACAGGTACCGGAAAAACAAAAACCTTACAGGTTTTGGCCGAAAACTTGTCCGACAAAGGTATTCCCGTTTTGTTGATGGATTTAAAAGGAGATTTGAGCGGGTTGGCACAACCCAGCCCTGGACATCCTAAAATAGACGAGCGCCATGCGAAAATAGGAATCCCGTTCGAAGCGAAAAGCTTTCCGGTAGAGATACTCTCTTTATCGGAGCAAGATGGCGTTAAGATGCGGGCCACGGTATCGGAATTTGGTCCTACCCTATTGTCCCGCATTTTAGACTTGACGGAAACACAGGAAGGTATTGTAGCCGTCATTTTCAAATATTGTGACGATAACAAACTGCCCCTTCTAGATCTTAAAGATTTTAAGAAAGTATTGCAATACGCAACAGGCGCAGGAAAGAAGGAATTTACCAAAGATTACGGTCGAATTTCAACGAGTTCTACAGGTACCATTTTAAGAAAGATCATTGAACTAGAGCAACAGGGCGCCGACCTCTTTTTTGGCGAAAAATCCTTTGAAGTCGATGACCTAACCCGAATAGATGAAAATGGCAGAGGTTATATCAATATATTAAGGTTAACCGATATTCAGGACAGGCCCAAGTTGTTCTCCACCTTTATGCTGAGTCTTTTAGCAGAAATTTATGCGGAGTTTCCAGAACAAGGTGATAGTGATAGGCCGGAACTGATTCTGTTCATAGACGAGGCTCATCTTATTTTTAAGGAAGCGTCGAAAGCTTTGTTAGATCAGATTGAAAGTATTGTAAAACTAATCCGATCAAAAGGCATTGGACTTTATTTCGTTACCCAGAACCCAACCGATGTGCCGAACGAGGTTTTAGCGCAACTGGGATTAAAAGTACAACATGCGCTCAGGGCTTTTACCGCAAGGGACCGAAAGGCAATAAAGTTAACAGCGGAAAATTATCCGGAATCCAAATTTTACGACACCAAGGAAGTTCTTACCTCATTGGGAATTGGTGAAGCACTTATTTCCGCTCTGGATGAAAAAGGGCGACCAACCCCTTTGGCGGCCACTTTATTGCGGGCTCCCATGAGTAGAATGGATATCCTTACGGATAACGAACTTACCGATGTCATTAAAAAATCGAGTTTGGTGAAGAAGTACGGCGAGGTCATTGATCGCGAAAGTGCGTATGAAATTCTGAACGAGAAAATTGAAAAGGCCGAAGCTTTGGCCGAAAAAGAAAGAGCTAAACCACAAAGCAGAAGAACTAGTACTAGAACAAGTACAAGGCAAAATCCAGTAATTAAAGTATTGACGAGCGCAACTTTTATTAGGGGCGTACTCGGTGTACTCAAAAAAGTGATGCGTTAA
- a CDS encoding sugar kinase: MKKVVTFGEIMLRLSPPGFLRFSQTNSFDVVYGGGESNVAVSLANYGVPVEFVTRLPKNDIGECALMELRKRGVGTNKIVYGGDRLGIYFLETGAVSRGGKVIYDRSHSAIAEIEMGMIDWDAVFDGVEWFHWTGITPAISQGAADVCLEALRAADKKGITISTDLNYRAKLWNYSGDREKTMTELTSYCDIILGNEEDAEKHFGIHPEGLDVHKDGHDVKAEAFLSVCKQMMQKFPKAKKVITTLRGSISASHNTWAGVLWDGAKMYETRQYQITDIVDRVGGGDSFMGGLIYGLLKYPEDDQNALDFAVAASCLKHTIKGDANLVTVEEVEKLMGGDASGRVAR; this comes from the coding sequence ATGAAAAAAGTTGTAACGTTTGGAGAAATCATGTTGCGTTTGTCGCCTCCCGGATTTTTGCGGTTTTCGCAAACCAATAGTTTTGATGTAGTATATGGCGGAGGTGAGTCCAACGTAGCAGTTTCTTTGGCCAATTACGGAGTTCCAGTGGAGTTCGTAACACGTTTGCCCAAAAATGATATTGGGGAATGTGCTTTAATGGAATTGCGCAAGAGGGGTGTAGGTACCAATAAAATCGTTTACGGAGGGGACCGATTGGGCATCTATTTTTTGGAAACCGGCGCGGTGAGCAGAGGGGGTAAAGTTATCTACGATAGATCTCATTCCGCTATTGCAGAAATTGAAATGGGAATGATTGATTGGGATGCTGTTTTTGATGGTGTTGAGTGGTTTCATTGGACGGGCATTACCCCGGCCATTTCGCAAGGTGCCGCTGATGTTTGTTTGGAAGCGTTAAGAGCAGCGGATAAAAAGGGCATCACGATTTCTACGGATTTGAACTACCGTGCAAAATTGTGGAATTATAGTGGTGACCGTGAGAAGACAATGACGGAATTAACCTCCTATTGTGACATTATACTCGGAAACGAGGAAGATGCCGAAAAGCATTTTGGCATTCATCCAGAAGGTTTGGACGTTCATAAAGATGGACATGATGTTAAAGCGGAAGCATTTCTATCGGTTTGTAAGCAGATGATGCAAAAGTTTCCGAAAGCGAAAAAAGTGATCACCACACTTAGAGGATCCATTTCGGCATCACACAATACGTGGGCAGGTGTTTTATGGGACGGTGCCAAAATGTATGAAACCCGACAGTATCAGATTACGGATATCGTAGACCGCGTTGGAGGTGGGGATTCTTTTATGGGCGGCCTTATTTACGGTTTGCTCAAATATCCAGAGGATGATCAGAATGCGCTAGATTTTGCCGTAGCCGCCTCATGTTTAAAACACACCATTAAGGGCGATGCCAATTTGGTTACGGTAGAAGAAGTAGAAAAATTAATGGGTGGCGATGCTTCTGGAAGAGTCGCTAGATAA
- a CDS encoding bifunctional 4-hydroxy-2-oxoglutarate aldolase/2-dehydro-3-deoxy-phosphogluconate aldolase, whose amino-acid sequence MAEYSRIEVATVMKETGMVPLFYHPDIQLGKKVLKACYDGGARLMEFTARGDFAFEVFSELNKYAIKELPGMIMGVGSITDAGAASLFLQMGANFIVTPSLREDIAIVCNRRKVLWSPGCGSLTEINRAEEMGCEIVKLFPGDIYGPDFVKAIKGPQPWTSVMPTGGVSTDEANLKAWFDAGVTCVGMGSKLISKEVLVDKDFKGLENSVRETLKLIHTLKN is encoded by the coding sequence ATGGCAGAATATTCTAGAATTGAAGTAGCAACCGTAATGAAGGAAACTGGAATGGTTCCCTTATTTTATCACCCAGATATCCAATTAGGGAAAAAGGTTTTAAAAGCCTGTTATGATGGCGGAGCACGGTTAATGGAGTTCACGGCCCGGGGCGATTTCGCCTTTGAGGTGTTTTCGGAGCTCAACAAATATGCAATAAAGGAACTGCCCGGAATGATTATGGGCGTAGGTTCCATAACCGATGCTGGAGCTGCTTCTTTATTCTTGCAAATGGGGGCTAATTTCATAGTAACCCCTTCGTTAAGAGAAGATATAGCAATTGTCTGTAATCGAAGAAAAGTACTGTGGTCTCCAGGATGTGGATCTCTAACCGAAATTAACAGAGCCGAAGAAATGGGTTGCGAAATCGTAAAGCTATTTCCAGGGGATATTTATGGCCCCGATTTTGTCAAGGCCATCAAAGGCCCTCAACCATGGACCAGCGTTATGCCTACAGGTGGAGTAAGTACCGATGAAGCAAATCTTAAGGCTTGGTTTGATGCGGGAGTTACCTGCGTTGGAATGGGTTCAAAGCTAATCAGTAAAGAAGTTCTAGTTGACAAGGATTTCAAAGGCTTGGAAAATTCCGTCAGAGAAACCTTGAAGTTAATCCACACGCTTAAAAACTAA
- a CDS encoding 7-carboxy-7-deazaguanine synthase QueE, whose amino-acid sequence MVKDAVLELVDKGEMLPLMEEFYTIQGEGFHKGTAAYFIRVGGCDVGCHWCDVKESWNAATHPPTAIDIIVNNAAKYSDTIVVTGGEPLTWNMAPLTNALKAKNLQTHIETSGAYELTGDWDWICLSPKKNKLPFGKIYDKAHELKVIVYNKHDLVFAEEQAALTNKDCILYLQPEWSVRDKVTPLIVDYVMQNPKWKVSLQTHKYLNIP is encoded by the coding sequence ATGGTAAAGGATGCTGTATTGGAATTAGTGGACAAAGGAGAAATGCTTCCCCTCATGGAAGAATTTTATACCATTCAAGGCGAAGGTTTTCACAAAGGAACGGCCGCATATTTTATTCGAGTCGGGGGTTGTGATGTAGGTTGCCATTGGTGCGACGTAAAAGAGAGCTGGAATGCGGCTACCCACCCACCTACTGCAATCGATATCATAGTAAATAATGCTGCAAAATACTCGGATACTATAGTAGTTACCGGTGGTGAGCCTTTGACCTGGAACATGGCGCCACTTACCAATGCCTTAAAGGCAAAAAATCTTCAGACACATATTGAGACCTCTGGGGCTTATGAGCTCACGGGAGACTGGGACTGGATATGCCTCTCTCCGAAAAAAAATAAACTGCCTTTTGGGAAAATCTACGATAAAGCCCATGAGCTGAAAGTAATCGTCTACAATAAGCATGACCTCGTTTTTGCAGAGGAACAGGCAGCGCTAACGAATAAGGATTGTATTCTTTACTTACAGCCAGAGTGGAGTGTTAGGGATAAGGTAACCCCTTTAATCGTGGATTACGTAATGCAAAATCCAAAGTGGAAAGTTTCCCTTCAGACCCATAAATACTTGAATATACCTTGA
- a CDS encoding class I SAM-dependent methyltransferase, translating to MILKKDVLGKALLDYQHGQYTEDIKTYSSLDEEDILPLPYLFRSYEEMPSLEQKALELCRGKVLDIGCGAGNHSLYLQEKGHDVVALDSSKGAIEVCMQRGVQNTYCGEVLHFYSDPFDTLLLLMNGIGITGKLRYLDDILNKFKSLLNPNGQILLDSSDIIYMFEADEDGGHWVPNDSTYYGEVDFSMAYKNLKSDPFPWLYIDFNTLRRAAENNNLVCEMISEGEHYDYLARLSLK from the coding sequence ATGATTTTGAAAAAAGATGTTTTAGGAAAAGCTTTGTTGGATTACCAACATGGACAGTATACAGAAGATATTAAAACATACTCCTCTCTTGACGAGGAAGATATTTTGCCACTACCGTATCTTTTCAGGTCATATGAAGAAATGCCATCCTTGGAACAGAAAGCTTTAGAACTTTGTAGGGGAAAAGTGCTTGATATTGGTTGCGGAGCGGGAAACCACAGTCTGTATCTTCAGGAAAAAGGGCATGATGTAGTTGCCCTGGATTCCTCTAAGGGAGCCATAGAGGTCTGTATGCAAAGAGGTGTTCAAAATACTTACTGTGGGGAGGTACTTCATTTTTATTCCGATCCGTTCGACACCCTATTGTTATTAATGAACGGCATAGGTATTACCGGGAAATTAAGATATCTGGATGACATACTGAATAAATTCAAATCGCTGCTAAATCCAAACGGACAAATTCTGCTGGACTCCAGCGATATTATCTATATGTTCGAGGCAGATGAGGATGGGGGGCACTGGGTTCCCAATGATAGTACGTATTATGGTGAAGTGGACTTTTCGATGGCTTATAAAAATTTGAAAAGCGACCCCTTTCCATGGCTTTATATAGATTTCAATACTTTGCGACGTGCCGCAGAAAACAACAATTTAGTATGCGAAATGATAAGTGAAGGGGAACATTACGACTATTTAGCAAGATTATCCCTTAAATAA
- a CDS encoding YkgJ family cysteine cluster protein, with translation MEEVLRELPQKAAEKYQENKKFFAKLKKKPPKDLDYTMQNLHETEFQRTDCLDCGNCCKTTGPLFTNHDIDRISKHLRLKPQKFIDTYLRVDEDSDYVLQQVPCSFLGADNYCSIYDVRPKACKEFPHTDRKKFQQISHLTLKNVAICPAAFNIVEEMKRKIGNQG, from the coding sequence ATGGAGGAAGTGCTTCGGGAATTACCGCAAAAGGCAGCGGAGAAATATCAGGAAAATAAAAAGTTTTTTGCAAAGCTTAAGAAGAAGCCGCCCAAAGACCTGGATTACACAATGCAAAATTTGCACGAGACCGAATTTCAAAGAACGGATTGTCTCGACTGTGGCAACTGCTGTAAAACCACAGGGCCACTTTTTACGAACCATGACATAGATCGTATTAGCAAGCATTTACGATTAAAACCCCAGAAGTTCATAGACACATATTTGCGTGTTGATGAGGATAGCGATTATGTACTACAACAAGTGCCGTGTTCCTTCTTGGGAGCCGACAATTATTGTTCCATTTATGACGTGCGACCAAAGGCATGCAAAGAATTTCCGCACACGGACCGGAAAAAATTTCAGCAAATAAGTCATCTTACCTTGAAAAACGTCGCGATTTGTCCGGCGGCTTTTAACATTGTTGAGGAGATGAAGAGGAAAATCGGTAATCAGGGATGA